In Stenotrophomonas sp. ESTM1D_MKCIP4_1, a single genomic region encodes these proteins:
- a CDS encoding aldo/keto reductase has product MLYRRLGSTGLPVSALSFGAWVTFGDQVPRDEARNLVAAAWDHGINFFDNAEGYANGRAEQVMGDVIADLRLPRDGYCVSSKVFFGSAKDPRPTQRGLSRKHVTDACHAALKRLRVDYLDLYYCHRPDPDAPIAETVHAMDTLVRQGKVLYWGTSEWSATQIEEAVDIAARHNWQAPSMEQPQYNLLHRERVEVEYAPLYASAGLGTTIFSPLASGLLSGKYDQGIPADARLGREGMGWLQDLVLGQNAAVRLAQVRRFSEVAAELGHAPASLAIAWCLRNPNVSSVILGASRVSQLLQNLQALEVLQQVDDAGWAKVEAAFI; this is encoded by the coding sequence ATGCTCTACCGTCGCCTTGGTTCCACCGGCCTGCCGGTGTCGGCCCTGTCCTTTGGCGCCTGGGTGACCTTCGGCGACCAGGTGCCGCGTGACGAGGCCCGTAACCTGGTGGCCGCCGCCTGGGATCACGGCATCAACTTCTTCGACAACGCCGAGGGCTACGCCAACGGCCGCGCCGAGCAGGTAATGGGCGATGTGATCGCCGACCTGCGGTTGCCGCGTGATGGCTACTGCGTGTCCAGCAAGGTGTTCTTCGGCAGCGCCAAGGACCCGCGCCCCACCCAGCGCGGCCTGTCGCGCAAGCACGTCACCGACGCCTGCCACGCCGCGCTCAAGCGCCTGCGGGTGGATTACCTGGACCTTTATTACTGCCACCGCCCGGATCCGGACGCGCCCATCGCCGAGACCGTGCATGCCATGGACACGCTGGTGCGGCAGGGCAAGGTGCTCTACTGGGGGACCTCGGAATGGTCGGCCACGCAGATCGAAGAGGCGGTGGACATCGCCGCGCGCCACAACTGGCAGGCGCCCTCGATGGAGCAGCCGCAGTACAACCTGCTGCATCGTGAGCGGGTGGAAGTGGAATACGCCCCGTTGTATGCCAGTGCCGGGCTGGGCACGACCATCTTCTCGCCGCTGGCCTCGGGCCTGCTCAGTGGCAAGTACGACCAGGGCATTCCGGCTGACGCGCGTCTGGGCCGCGAGGGCATGGGCTGGCTGCAGGACCTGGTGCTGGGCCAGAACGCCGCCGTGCGCCTTGCCCAGGTGCGCCGCTTCAGCGAGGTGGCCGCTGAGCTCGGCCATGCCCCGGCCAGCTTGGCGATCGCCTGGTGCCTGCGCAATCCCAATGTTTCCAGCGTGATCCTTGGCGCCAGCCGGGTCAGCCAGCTGCTGCAGAACCTGCAGGCGCTGGAGGTCCTGCAGCAGGTGGACGACGCCGGCTGGGCGAAGGTGGAAGCAGCCTTCATCTGA
- a CDS encoding nucleoside transporter C-terminal domain-containing protein, producing MVEGLGRIGFGLFGLAVLIGITWLFSNNKRAVDWKLVITGITLQIAFAALVILVPGGRDVFDALGKGFVKILSFVNEGSGFIFGSLMDTQNYGFIFAFQVLPTIIFFSALMGVMYHLNVMQAIVRVMAWSITKVMRVSGAETTSVCASVFIGQTEAPLTVRPYIAKMTQSELLTMMIGGMAHIAGGVLAAYVGMLGGGDPAQQAFYAKHLLAASIMAAPATLVVAKLLIPETGTPLTRGTVKMEVEKTSSNIIDAAAAGAADGLKLALNIGAMLLAFIALIALLNAPLTWIGDVTGLAAAIGKPTNLSTIFGYVLAPIAWVIGTPWADATTVGSLIGQKVVINEFVAYTELSQIVNGQIAGVSLSDEGRLIATYALCGFANFSSIAIQIGGIGGLAPERRHDLAKFGLRAVLGGTIATFMTATIAGVLTHFS from the coding sequence ATGGTCGAAGGTTTGGGCAGGATCGGCTTCGGCCTTTTCGGGTTGGCGGTGCTGATCGGCATCACCTGGCTGTTTTCCAACAACAAGCGTGCGGTGGACTGGAAGCTGGTCATCACCGGTATCACCCTGCAGATCGCGTTCGCGGCGCTGGTGATCCTGGTCCCCGGCGGGCGCGACGTGTTCGATGCCCTGGGCAAGGGCTTCGTCAAGATCCTCAGCTTCGTCAATGAAGGCTCGGGCTTCATCTTCGGCTCGTTGATGGACACCCAGAACTACGGCTTCATCTTCGCCTTCCAGGTGCTGCCGACCATCATCTTCTTCTCGGCGCTGATGGGCGTGATGTACCACCTGAACGTCATGCAGGCCATCGTCCGCGTGATGGCGTGGTCGATCACCAAGGTGATGCGCGTGTCCGGTGCGGAAACCACCAGCGTCTGCGCCAGCGTCTTCATCGGCCAGACCGAGGCGCCGCTGACCGTACGCCCGTACATCGCGAAGATGACCCAGTCCGAGCTGCTGACCATGATGATCGGCGGCATGGCCCACATCGCCGGCGGCGTGCTGGCGGCCTACGTGGGCATGCTCGGCGGCGGCGATCCGGCGCAGCAGGCCTTCTACGCCAAGCATCTGCTGGCAGCCAGCATCATGGCGGCCCCGGCCACCCTGGTCGTGGCCAAGCTGCTGATTCCGGAAACCGGCACCCCGCTGACCCGCGGCACGGTGAAGATGGAAGTGGAAAAGACCTCCAGCAACATCATCGACGCGGCTGCCGCCGGCGCCGCTGATGGCCTGAAGCTGGCGCTGAACATCGGCGCGATGCTGCTGGCCTTCATCGCCCTGATCGCCCTGCTCAACGCCCCGCTGACCTGGATCGGTGATGTCACCGGCCTGGCCGCTGCGATCGGCAAGCCGACCAACCTGTCGACCATCTTCGGTTACGTGCTGGCCCCGATCGCCTGGGTCATCGGCACCCCGTGGGCCGACGCCACCACCGTCGGCTCGCTGATCGGCCAGAAGGTCGTCATCAACGAGTTCGTGGCCTACACCGAGCTGTCGCAGATCGTGAACGGCCAGATCGCGGGCGTGTCGCTGTCCGACGAAGGCCGCCTGATCGCAACCTACGCCCTGTGCGGCTTCGCCAACTTCAGCTCGATCGCCATCCAGATCGGCGGCATCGGCGGCCTGGCCCCGGAACGTCGCCACGACCTGGCCAAGTTCGGCCTGCGCGCCGTGCTGGGCGGTACCATCGCCACGTTCATGACCGCGACCATCGCCGGCGTGCTGACGCACTTCAGTTGA
- a CDS encoding hemin uptake protein HemP, giving the protein MNAQPVLLRPETLTLRDRPVRVVPPEEVIDSEALLKGRREILIQHGDRFYRLRHTSNDKLILTK; this is encoded by the coding sequence ATGAATGCTCAACCTGTACTGCTGCGCCCCGAAACGCTGACCCTGCGCGACCGCCCGGTGCGTGTCGTCCCGCCGGAAGAAGTGATCGACAGCGAAGCCCTGCTGAAGGGCCGCCGCGAAATCCTGATCCAGCACGGCGACCGTTTCTACCGGCTGCGCCACACCAGCAACGACAAGCTGATCCTGACCAAGTAA